The following coding sequences lie in one Silene latifolia isolate original U9 population chromosome 5, ASM4854445v1, whole genome shotgun sequence genomic window:
- the LOC141656296 gene encoding uncharacterized protein LOC141656296, producing the protein MNPTLNTCDTTMPTVHIEATELSDRVPDRLEFPATTMDSGLTNSSFSMLMSQEMLTPHKQQGELESVYADLGEDKMCISNKRKATTEVRAYNPSLPNMSISNKRVAVSGISPRSHGVSQLTTRSKRAEAQSESPKTATPVLTKTRSAVSRNRVKQPDAPSGIAAEKIDPVRAKFRESLTAALALVSQEKTSSVDADKTEDTGHTADVQSLKGESKLETSVSSNTCPSNEVSTVKNDFPEIHSNDVSGEPWKFTEQDFQSNSIFPGEDTPFGESLFLKDELLQGNGLSWALDFDAQIAEMRAVESSRRDELANEAVTVEKVQEDMSPESVALRIESELFTLFGSVNKKYKEKGRSLLFNLKDRNNPELRERVMSGEISAERLCSMTAEELASKELSQWRMAKAEELDQMKVLPDSETNVRRLVKKTHKGEYQVDFDQDDSVVEDIPTNISIVRENRKRKTNSSGAEHRSSSDGAREHRDAQCTITIPGDGTDMLGLMVDDMRDLPPILSLDEFMDSLDKEPPFENLPRDSERTPELDKNIADDGVESADDGTESKSPVLPSKDPDVSTSEKGEKAEEERVQPKGHVNRAENQRALEATNTAEQVKVEYLWQGLLQLTLSSTAYVVASYKSGEKATTRQWPSSFEIKGRVRLDAFDKFLQELPKSRTRSTMVVHFALAKRCTEEERCNLIDLIDSYVTDQRLGYAEPTPGVELYICPPRSKTVDMIINHLPKSYTENLTDIDNGLIGILVWRKERIPSTTLPGTLPNPEKHSTITKPPAERDLKPKENFPSKAVPKGNDDDGEDVPPGFGPTGGNRDDDDLPEFNFSAGPNLSRFSTTKLQSPPPRVPLAPDGAAAKQVEQMRALIQKYGKSEDTTAVNGIPVRPWNDDDDDDIPEWQPQDQAAHHYRQPNPLTGLPAQKDTLTAHLPVRPSFQQPMAPLAKPMLPVVQPNIRSQGTWRHPGPNTARPTGNRGGRGQPREDRFYRGRQNRDRRSSAPYNRNRGH; encoded by the exons ATGAATCCTACATTGAACACATGTGATACAACAATGCCAACTGTTCACATAGAAGCAACTGAACTCTCGGACAGAGTTCCTGACAGACTGGAATTTCCTGCAACAACCATGGATTCTGGATTAACCAATTCTTCATTCAGCATGCTTATGTCACAAGAAATGCTGACCCCACATAAACAGCAGGGGGAATTAGAGTCCGTCTATGCTGATTTAGGAGAAGACAAAATGTGTATTTCAAACAAACGAAAGGCAACTACTGAAGTTAGAGCTTATAATCCTAGTTTGCCAAATATGTCAATCTCCAACAAAAGAGTTGCGGTATCAGGAATCTCTCCTAGGAGCCATGGAGTCTCACAGTTGACAACACGAAGTAAGAGAGCAGAGGCTCAGTCTGAATCACCCAAGACAGCTACCCCCGTTTTGACTAAAACCCGGTCAGCTGTTTCGAGAAACCGAGTCAAGCAACCAGATGCACCTTCTGGCATTGCAGCTGAAAAAATCGATCCTGTGAGGGCTAAGTTTAGGGAATCATTAACTGCTGCTCTGGCTCTTGTTTCGCAAGAGAAAACAAGTTCCGTAGATGCTGACAAGACTGAGGATACGGGCCATACAGCTGATGTACAATCTTTAAAGGGAGAGTCTAAGCTAGAGACTTCTGTGTCAAGTAATACTTGTCCTTCAAATGAAGTTAGTACTGTTAAAAATGATTTTCCAGAGATCCATTCAAATGATGTGTCTGGGGAGCCTTGGAAATTTACAGAGCAGGATTTCCAGTCTAATTCTATCTTTCCTGGCGAGGATACTCCATTTGGTGAAAGCTTATTCCTAAAAGACGAGCTTTTGCAAGGGAATGGTCTTTCCTGGGCCCTGGATTTTGACGCGCAGATTGCAGAAATGCGGGCGGTGGAATCTTCACGGAGGGATGAGCTGGCCAATGAAGCAGTTACAGTAGAAAAGGTGCAGGAAGATATGTCCCCTGAATCTGTTGCTTTAAGAATTGAATCGGAATTGTTTACATTATTTGGGAGTGTGAATAAGAAATATAAAGAGAAAGGAAGGTCTCTTTTATTCAACTTGAAAGACAGAAATAACCCTGAGTTAAGAGAAAGAGTTATGTCTGGTGAGATATCAGCAGAGCGCCTTTGCTCAATGACCGCAGAAGAGCTTGCCTCGAAGGAACTTTCACAATGGCGAATGGCAAAGGCTGAAGAGCTTGATCAGATGAAAGTTCTGCCAGATTCAGAAACTAATGTGAGACGTTTGGTTAAGAAAACTCACAAGGGTGAGTATCAAGTAGATTTTGACCAAGATGATAGTGTTGTCGAGGATATTCCTACCAATATAAGTATAGTTCGTGAAAATAGGAAAAGGAAGACGAACAGTAGTGGTGCCGAACACCGTAGTTCCAGTGATGGAGCCAGGGAACATCGAGATGCTCAGTGTACAATTACTATTCCTGGAGATGGTACTGATATGCTAGGGCTAATGGTTGATGATATGAGAGATCTTCCCCCTATTCTCTCTTTagatgagtttatggattcacTTGACAAAGAACCACCTTTTGAAAATCTTCCTCGTGACTCTGAAAGAACACCAGAGCTGGATAAAAACATCGCTGATGATGGTGTTGAATCTGCTGATGATGGTACCGAATCCAAATCACCAGTACTACCTTCAAAAGATCCAGATGTGTCAACGTCTGAAAAAGGTGAGAAAGCTGAAGAAGAGAGAGTGCAACCCAAGGGCCATGTCAACAGAGCTGAAAATCAGAGAGCATTGGAGGCAACTAACACGGCTGAACAAGTGAAAGTGGAATATCTCTGGCAGGGATTGCTTCAGCTCACTCTATCTTCTACAGCATATGTTGTCGCATCGTATAAAAG CGGCGAGAAAGCAACTACAAGGCAGTGGCCAAGCTCTTTTGAGATTAAGGGAAGGGTTAGGCTTGACGCATTTGATAAGTTCCTGCAGGAGCTTCCCAAGTCTCGGACTCGTTCAACAATG GTTGTTCATTTTGCCCTAGCGAAGCGATGTACAGAGGAAGAGCGCTGCAACCTTATTGAT TTGATTGATTCGTATGTCACTGATCAGAGATTAGGGTATGCGGAGCCCACTCCAGGAGTTGAACTCTATATCTGTCCACCTCGCTCAAAAACAGTTGATATGATTATCAATCATCTACCCAAATCGTACACTGAGAATCTGACTGATATTGATAATGGTCTGATCGGGATTCTCGTATGGCGTAAAGAGCGAATACCATCTACTACGTTGCCTGGGACATTGCCTAATCCCGAAAAGCATTCGACAATTACCAAACCGCCTGCTGAAAGAGACTTGAAACCAAAAGAGAATTTCCCTTCTAAAGCAGTTCCGAAAggcaatgatgatgatggtgaggaTGTTCCTCCTGGATTTGGCCCCACGGGAGGGAATCGGGATGACGATGACCTGCCCGAATTTAATTTCTCTGCTGGCCCAAACCTGTCGAGGTTTTCAACAACAAAACTCCAAAGTCCACCGCCAAGAGTGCCGCTTGCTCCTGATGGGGCAGCAGCCAAGCAAGTAGAACAAATGAGGGCATTGATCCAAAAATATGGGAAAAGTGAGGACACTACTGCAGTAAATGGTATCCCAGTACGACCATGgaacgatgatgacgatgacgataTACCAGAATGGCAGCCTCAGGATCAAGCCGCCCATCATTACCGGCAACCCAATCCACTGACTGGTTTGCCGGCTCAAAAAGATACATTGACGGCCCATCTGCCAGTCCGTCCATCTTTTCAGCAGCCAATGGCTCCACTGGCTAAGCCAATGCTGCCTGTAGTGCAACCCAACATTAGATCACAAGGAACTTGGCGGCATCCTGGTCCGAATACTGCACGACCCACTGGCAACCGTGGAGGACGAGGCCAACCCAGAGAAGACCGATTCTACAGGGGCCGCCAAAATAGAGATCGGAGGTCGTCTGCCCCGTATAATAGGAATAGAGGTCACTGA
- the LOC141656298 gene encoding E3 ubiquitin-protein ligase CCNB1IP1 homolog isoform X2, which yields MRCNACWRELEGQAITTTCGHLLCTADASKILGSDGACPICDQVLSKSHMKPVEINPNDEWVNMSMTGVSPQILMKSAYRSVMFYIGQKELEMQCKMNRLMGQCRQKCEALQEKFSEKLEQMHTAYQKMAKRCQMMEQEMENLAKDKQELQEKFAEKSRKKRKLDEMYDQLRSEFESVKRSAIQPANSFYSRPEPDMFSNPTNLMDNQDTMRKDRLYFTPETPGPRGDIWPARQTSNNSGGAFEVSASSPRRAPIPVDTGNRRSGTQSTFGAGGNNASMALRNLVLSPIKRPQLSRNNRAHLFT from the exons ATGAGGTGCAATGCATGCTGGAGGGAATTGGAAGGCCAGGCGATTACAACAACCTGTGGCCACCTATTGT GCACTGCTGATGCAAGCAAGATACTTGGCAGTGATGGAGCGTGTCCCATCTGTGATCAGGTTCTATCTAAGAG TCATATGAAACCAGTTGAAATTAATCCAAATGACGAATGGGTGAAT ATGTCAATGACAGGGGTTTCACCCCAAATTT TGATGAAGAGTGCGTACAGAAGCGTGATGTTCTACATAGGGCAAAAGGAACTTGAGATGCAATGCAAGATGAACAGGCTTATGGGTCAGTGCCGACAGAAATGTGAGGCTCTGCAGGAAAAGTTCAGTGAGAAACTAGAGCAGATGCACACTGCTTATCAAAAAATGGCCAAAAGGTGTCAGATGATGGAACAAGAGATGGAGAACCTGGCCAAAGATAAGCAAGAGCTTCAAGAGAAGTTTGCCGAGAAATCAAGGAAA AAGAGAAAACTTGATGAAATGTATGATCAGCTGAGAAGCGAGTTTGAATCAGTGAAGCGTTCAGCCATACAACCGGCAAACAGTTTCTATTCCAGACCTGAGCCTGATATGTTCTCTAATCCCACCAACTTAATGGATAACCAAGATACAATGAGGAAAG ATCGGTTATATTTCACTCCTGAAACTCCAGGGCCACGAGGCGATATCTGGCCAGCTCGGCAGACTAGTAACAACTCCGGTGGAGCCTTTGAGGTGTCAGCTAGTTCGCCAAGGCGGGCCCCAATCCCTGTTGATACTGGAAACAGAAGATCTGGCACTCAGTCTACCTTTGGAGCAGGAGGCAATAATGCTTCCATGGCACTAAGGAATCTGGTTCTTTCTCCTATAAAGCGTCCTCAGTTATCACGTAACAACCGCGCTCATCTGTTCACGTAA
- the LOC141656299 gene encoding putative alpha,alpha-trehalose-phosphate synthase [UDP-forming] 7 → MMSRSYTNLLDLASGNFPVMGREKKRLPRVMTVAGVISELDDDQANSISSDVPSSIVQDRIIMVFNHLPIKSKRRPDNQGWSFSWDEDSLLLHVKHGLPEDMEVLYVGSLRVEVDLDEQDDVSQILLEKFKCVPAFLPPNLHEKYYQGFCKHHLWPLFHYMLPFSASHGIRFDRSLWEAYVAANKIFSQRVIEVINPEDDFVWIHDYHLMVLPTFLRRRFIKLRMGFFLHSPFPSSEIYRTLPVREEILKALLNADLIGFHTFDYARHFLSCCSRMLGLEYKSKRGYIGLEYYGRTVGIKIMPVGIHMGQIESVLRLADKEWRVQELKQQFEGKTVLLGVDDMDIFKGVNLKLLAMEQMLKLHPKWRGKAVLVQIANPARGKGKDLEEIQGEIQASCKRINETFGGPGYEPIIFIDRPVSLSERVAYYTAAECVVVTAVRDGMNLIPYEYVVCRQGASESESASSSVKPKKSMLVVSEFIGCSPSLSGAIRINPWNVEATAEAMNEAISMNDAEKHLRHDKHYKYVSSHDVAFWARSFFHDLERSCRDHFKRRCWGIGLGFGFRVVALDPNFRKLTIDAIVSAFCRAKSRAILLDYDGTMMPQTSINKQPSQEVMRIVNLLSGDPKNTVFVVSGRGRDSLGKWFSPCSKVGIAAEHGYFMRWSAESHWEICGQNCDFGWVQIAEPVMKLYTEATDGSYIETKESALVWHHRDADPGFGSCQAKEMLDHLESVLANEPVSVKSGQYIVEVKPQGVSKGLVAEKIFNRMEMIGKQADFVLCVGDDRSDEDMFEFIGGAVNSGILSANTSVFACTVGQKPSKAKYYLDDTTEVMTMLDALAEVSDPSPSIDISSIDIGSGSPP, encoded by the exons ATGATGTCCAGATCATATACCAACCTATTAGATTTAGCGTCTGGTAATTTCCCAGTAATGGGGCGAGAGAAAAAACGGCTCCCAAGGGTGATGACTGTTGCGGGTGTGATATCTGAGCTTGATGATGATCAAGCTAATAGCATTTCCTCTGATGTTCCCTCATCAATTGTACAAGATCGTATAATCATGGTTTTTAATCATCTTCCCATTAAATCGAAGAGAAGGCCTGATAATCAGGGGTGGAGTTTTAGTTGGGATGAGGATTCGTTACTCTTGCACGTCAAACATGGTTTGCCTGAAGACATGGAGGTGCTCTATGTAGGGTCGTTGAGGGTGGAAGTGGATCTGGATGAACAAGATGACGTCTCACAGATCTTGCTGGAGAAGTTCAAATGTGTCCCCGCTTTCCTACCCCCTAATCTCCATGAGAAATACTATCAGGGCTTTTGCAAGCATCATCTATGGCCTCTTTTTCATTACATGTTACCCTTTTCAGCAAGCCATGGTATTCGCTTTGACCGCTCCCTATGGGAAGCCTATGTTGCTGCCAATAAGATATTCTCTCAAAGGGTGATTGAGGTGATTAATCCTGAGGATGATTTTGTCTGGATTCATGATTACCATTTGATGGTGTTGCCAACATTCTTGAGACGACGTTTCATTAAATTGAGAATGGGATTTTTCCTCCATAGTCCATTTCCTTCTTCAGAGATCTACAGGACTTTGCCTGTGAGGGAAGAGATACTCAAGGCATTGTTAAATGCAGATCTTATTGGATTTCATACCTTTGATTATGCTCGTCACTTCCTTTCTTGTTGTAGTCGGATGTTAGGCTTGGAGTATAAATCCAAGAGGGGATATATCGGGTTAGAATATTACGGAAGGACCGTTGGGATAAAGATTATGCCTGTGGGGATTCACATGGGGCAAATTGAGTCTGTTTTGAGGCTTGCCGATAAAGAATGGAGGGTGCAGGAGCTTAAACAGCAGTTTGAAGGAAAGACTGTGCTGCTTGGGGTGGATGATATGGACATTTTTAAAGGTGTCAATCTGAAACTTTTGGCAATGGAGCAGATGCTCAAGCTGCATCCCAAGTGGCGTGGAAAAGCAGTTTTGGTGCAAATTGCAAACCCTGCTAGAGGAAAAGGTAAAGATCTTGAAGAGATTCAAGGTGAAATTCAGGCTAGCTGTAAGAGAATCAATGAAACATTTGGGGGTCCTGGTTACGAACCAATAATTTTCATCGACAGGCCAGTATCTTTGAGTGAAAGAGTTGCTTACTACACCGCGGCCGAATGTGTAGTTGTAACTGCTGTCAGAGATGGAATGAACCTCATTCCATATGAATATGTTGTCTGCAGGCAAGGGGCTTCTGAATCCGAATCCGCTTCATCGTCTGTTAAACCAAAAAAGAGCATGTTGGTTGTATCAGAATTTATAGGGTGTTCTCCTTCTTTAAGTGGTGCTATTCGTATAAACCCATGGAACGTGGAAGCGACAGCAGAAGCGATGAATGAGGCTATATCCATGAATGATGCTGAGAAGCATTTGCGTCACGACAAACATTATAAATATGTCAGCTCTCATGACGTGGCTTTCTGGGCAAGAAGCTTTTTCCATGATTTAGAGAGGAGTTGCAGAGACCACTTTAAACGGCGTTGCTGGGGGATTGGTTTGGGTTTTGGTTTTAGGGTAGTAGCTCTAGATCCTAATTTCAGAAAGTTGACCATCGATGCCATTGTCTCTGCATTCTGCAGAGCTAAAAGTAGGGCCATACTGTTAGATTATGACGGAACTATGATGCCTCAGACATCCATAAATAAGCAACCCAGTCAAGAGGTGATGAGGATTGTCAACTTACTTTCTGGGGACCCGAAGAATACTGTTTTTGTTGTTAGTGGAAGAGGAAGAGATAGCTTAGGTAAATGGTTTTCACCTTGCTCGAAGGTCGGCATTGCTGCTGAACATGGATACTTCATGAG ATGGTCGGCTGAGAGTCACTGGGAAATTTGTGGCCAAAATTGTGATTTTGGATGGGTACAGATAGCTGAACCTGTAATGAAACTATATACTGAAGCAACAGATGGTTCTTACATTGAAACGAAAGAGAGTGCCTTGGTTTGGCATCATAGAGATGCAGACCCAGGTTTTGGTTCATGCCAAGCAAAGGAGATGCTTGATCATTTAGAAAGTGTGTTAGCCAATGAGCCCGTTTCCGTAAAAAGTGGCCAATATATTGTTGAAGTGAAGCCTCAG GGAGTGAGTAAAGGTTTAGTAGCTGAGAAGATCTTTAACAGAATGGAAATGATTGGAAAACAGGCCGATTTTGTACTATGTGTTGGCGATGACAGATCTGATGAAGACATGTTTGAGTTCATTGGGGGTGCTGTTAACTCTGGCATCCTATCAGCAAATACTTCTGTCTTTGCTTGTACAGTTGGACAAAAACCAAGTAAAGCAAAATATTATTTAGATGACACAACCGAAGTCATGACCATGCTTGATGCTCTTGCCGAGGTTTCAGACCCGTCTCCCTCCATTGACATCTCATCCATTGACATTGGGTCTGGAAGCCCGCCTTGA
- the LOC141656298 gene encoding E3 ubiquitin-protein ligase CCNB1IP1 homolog isoform X1, whose protein sequence is MRCNACWRELEGQAITTTCGHLLCTADASKILGSDGACPICDQVLSKSHMKPVEINPNDEWVNMSMTGVSPQILMKSAYRSVMFYIGQKELEMQCKMNRLMGQCRQKCEALQEKFSEKLEQMHTAYQKMAKRCQMMEQEMENLAKDKQELQEKFAEKSRKKRKLDEMYDQLRSEFESVKRSAIQPANSFYSRPEPDMFSNPTNLMDNQDTMRKDRLYFTPETPGPRGDIWPARQTSNNSGGAFEVSASSPRRAPIPVDTGNRRSGTQSTFGAGGNNASMALRNLVLSPIKRPQLSRNNRAHLFTL, encoded by the exons ATGAGGTGCAATGCATGCTGGAGGGAATTGGAAGGCCAGGCGATTACAACAACCTGTGGCCACCTATTGT GCACTGCTGATGCAAGCAAGATACTTGGCAGTGATGGAGCGTGTCCCATCTGTGATCAGGTTCTATCTAAGAG TCATATGAAACCAGTTGAAATTAATCCAAATGACGAATGGGTGAAT ATGTCAATGACAGGGGTTTCACCCCAAATTT TGATGAAGAGTGCGTACAGAAGCGTGATGTTCTACATAGGGCAAAAGGAACTTGAGATGCAATGCAAGATGAACAGGCTTATGGGTCAGTGCCGACAGAAATGTGAGGCTCTGCAGGAAAAGTTCAGTGAGAAACTAGAGCAGATGCACACTGCTTATCAAAAAATGGCCAAAAGGTGTCAGATGATGGAACAAGAGATGGAGAACCTGGCCAAAGATAAGCAAGAGCTTCAAGAGAAGTTTGCCGAGAAATCAAGGAAA AAGAGAAAACTTGATGAAATGTATGATCAGCTGAGAAGCGAGTTTGAATCAGTGAAGCGTTCAGCCATACAACCGGCAAACAGTTTCTATTCCAGACCTGAGCCTGATATGTTCTCTAATCCCACCAACTTAATGGATAACCAAGATACAATGAGGAAAG ATCGGTTATATTTCACTCCTGAAACTCCAGGGCCACGAGGCGATATCTGGCCAGCTCGGCAGACTAGTAACAACTCCGGTGGAGCCTTTGAGGTGTCAGCTAGTTCGCCAAGGCGGGCCCCAATCCCTGTTGATACTGGAAACAGAAGATCTGGCACTCAGTCTACCTTTGGAGCAGGAGGCAATAATGCTTCCATGGCACTAAGGAATCTGGTTCTTTCTCCTATAAAGCGTCCTCAGTTATCACGTAACAACCGCGCTCATCTGTTCAC GTTGTAG
- the LOC141656300 gene encoding B-box zinc finger protein 22, which produces MKIQCNVCETAEATVLCCADEAALCDLCDQKVHAANKLASKHQRVSLSTSSTSMPKCDICQETVGYFFCLEDRALLCRKCDISIHTVNSFVSGHQRFLLTGVKVGLEDAEPGSSSSGGKTQSSEKGSDVDNRAPKRSAPTSTMTHYDRAGSGQNGNGMTTHSNKRSTPMSAIEYAKIQPVVQNGTLEDLTQSRMSFAGGSIAGNLSQWPMDDFLGMTDFSQNFGFTDNGSSKADSGKIGSTDSSSMLRSLEDDLDSDEQLGQVPDVTWNKIPSPPTASGLFWSKTPQHFADNSVFVPDLSWSEQPNYHQYQPNQFSRKQRRHS; this is translated from the exons ATGAAGATACAGTGCAACGTATGTGAGACGGCAGAAGCAACGGTATTATGTTGTGCAGATGAAGCAGCGTTATGTGATTTGTGTGATCAGAAAGTTCATGCTGCTAATAAACTTGCTAGTAAACATCAACGTGTTTCTCTTTCCACTTCTTCGACAAGTATGCCTAAATGCGATATTTGTCAG GAGACGGTTGGCTATTTCTTTTGTTTAGAAGATAGAGCTCTTCTGTGCAGGAAGTGTGACATCTCTATCCATACCGTGAATTCCTTTGTCTCCGGTCATCAGAGATTTCTGTTAACCGGAGTTAAGGTAGGGCTTGAAGATGCTGAACCTGGTTCTTCATCATCAGGAGGAAAAACTCAGTCCTCTGAGAAAGGCTCAGATGTTGATAATCGTGCACCAAAGAGGAGCGCGCCTACCTCAACCATGACCCATTATGATAGAGCGGGTTCTGGTCAAAATGGAAATGGGATGACCACACACTCTAATAAAAGAAGCACGCCGATGTCTGCAATTGAATATGCGAAGATACAACCCGTTGTTCAGAATGGCACCCTGGAGGATCTAACCCAATCTAGAATGAGCTTTGCTGGTGGTTCTATTGCAGGAAACCTGTCACAGTGGCCTATGGACGATTTTCTCGGGATGACTGATTTCAGTCAAAATTTTGGTTTCACTGATAATGGATCATCAAAG GCTGATAGCGGAAAGATAGGAAGCAccgactcatcttcaatgttgAGGTCCTTGGAAGATGATTTGGATAGCGACGAACAGTTGGGTCAGGTGCCAGATGTTACCTGGAACAAGATTCCTTCACCGCCAACAGCATCAGGTCTATTTTGGTCCAAAACTCCTCAGCACTTTGCTGATAATTCAGTGTTCGTACCAGATTTGTCATGGTCTGAACAACCAAACTATCACCAGTATCAACCAAACCAATTTTCTCGCAAACAAAGAAGGCATTCCTAA